A window of the Streptomyces sp. JB150 genome harbors these coding sequences:
- a CDS encoding EamA family transporter: MKRSATVLLTALAPVSWGTTYAVTTEFLPPDRPLFTALARALPAGLLLLALARVLPRGLWWGKAAVLGALNIGAFFPLLFLSAYRLPGGLAAVVGSVGPLFVIGLSALLLGQRATLRAVLAAIAAACGVSLVVLKAAGALDTLGVLAALGSTLSMSAGTVLTKRWGRPDGVGPLALTGWQLTAGGLIIAPVAFLVEGAPPALDAPAVGGYLYLSLANTALAYWLWFHGIGGLTATQVTFLGPLSPLTAAVVGWAALGQALTPLQLGGMALAFGATVAGQLAPRAKAPEAASRVATGSFSSEERNGREDSMDVTGSALRR; the protein is encoded by the coding sequence ATGAAGCGCTCCGCCACCGTCCTGCTCACCGCCCTCGCCCCCGTCTCCTGGGGCACCACCTACGCCGTCACCACCGAGTTCCTGCCCCCGGACCGCCCCCTGTTCACCGCCCTGGCGCGCGCCCTGCCCGCCGGGCTGCTGCTCCTCGCCCTCGCCCGGGTGCTGCCGCGCGGCCTGTGGTGGGGCAAGGCGGCGGTGCTCGGCGCGCTCAACATCGGCGCGTTCTTCCCGCTGCTGTTCCTCTCGGCGTACCGGCTGCCCGGCGGGCTCGCCGCGGTCGTCGGCTCGGTGGGGCCGCTGTTCGTCATCGGGCTCTCGGCCCTGCTGCTGGGTCAGCGGGCCACCCTGAGGGCCGTGCTCGCCGCGATCGCCGCCGCGTGCGGGGTCAGCCTCGTGGTCCTGAAGGCGGCCGGCGCCCTGGACACCCTCGGCGTGCTGGCCGCGCTCGGCTCGACCCTCTCCATGTCCGCCGGGACCGTGCTCACCAAGCGCTGGGGCCGCCCCGACGGCGTCGGACCGCTCGCGCTCACCGGCTGGCAGCTGACCGCCGGCGGGCTGATCATCGCTCCCGTCGCCTTCCTCGTCGAGGGCGCGCCGCCCGCCCTGGACGCGCCCGCCGTCGGCGGCTACCTCTACCTCTCCCTCGCCAACACCGCGCTCGCCTACTGGCTCTGGTTCCACGGCATCGGCGGGCTCACCGCCACCCAGGTCACCTTCCTCGGGCCGCTGTCCCCGCTCACCGCCGCCGTCGTCGGCTGGGCCGCGCTCGGGCAGGCGCTGACCCCGCTGCAACTGGGGGGCATGGCGCTCGCCTTCGGCGCGACGGTGGCGGGACAGCTCGCGCCGCGCGCGAAAGCGCCGGAGGCGGCTTCGCGAGTGGCCACCGGATCGTTCAGTTCTGAGGAAAGGAACGGTCGAGAAGATTCGATGGACGTGACGGGTTCCGCGTTGCGACGGTAG
- a CDS encoding MFS transporter, whose amino-acid sequence MSSTTTRGGRAAPEAVRRPWAAVLALAAATFAVVTTEMLPVGLLTSLAAGLDVSAGTAGLALTLPGLLAALAAPLLPVAVRRADRRTVLSALLLLLAAADLLSALAPHIAVLLLARAVVGVCIGGVWAVAAGLGARLVPGPAAGRATALVFSGIAVASVLGVPAGTYLGALAGWRWAFAALTALALAVAALLAVALPPLPAERPVRLGAFPELLRTPAVARGLTAIALLVTGHFAAYTYVRPVLERVPGTGPGLISVLLLGYGLAGIAGTFAGGALAARAPRRALPAIAAALGTVVALLVPAGGSLPASAALLTLWGLVYGGVSVTAQTWLSAAAPGAREAASALFAGVFNGAIAFGAFLGGRVADGPGATAVLVLGAVPALLAAAAAGYARGAAADAR is encoded by the coding sequence ATGTCCTCCACCACCACGCGCGGCGGCCGCGCCGCCCCGGAAGCGGTCCGCCGTCCCTGGGCGGCCGTCCTGGCCCTGGCCGCCGCCACCTTCGCCGTCGTCACCACCGAGATGCTGCCGGTCGGCCTGCTCACCTCGCTCGCCGCCGGCCTGGACGTCTCCGCGGGCACCGCCGGACTCGCCCTCACCCTGCCCGGCCTGCTCGCGGCGCTCGCCGCCCCGCTGCTGCCGGTCGCCGTACGCCGCGCCGACCGGCGGACCGTGCTGAGCGCCCTGCTGCTCCTGCTCGCGGCGGCCGACCTGCTCTCCGCGCTCGCCCCGCACATCGCCGTGCTGCTGCTCGCCCGCGCCGTCGTCGGGGTGTGCATCGGCGGGGTGTGGGCGGTCGCCGCGGGACTGGGCGCCCGGCTGGTGCCCGGCCCCGCCGCCGGGCGGGCCACCGCGCTCGTGTTCAGCGGCATCGCGGTCGCCTCCGTGCTCGGCGTCCCGGCCGGCACCTACCTGGGCGCGCTGGCCGGCTGGCGGTGGGCGTTCGCCGCGCTCACCGCCCTCGCCCTGGCCGTCGCGGCCCTGCTGGCGGTGGCGCTGCCCCCGCTGCCCGCCGAGCGGCCCGTCCGGCTCGGCGCCTTCCCCGAGCTGCTGCGCACCCCGGCGGTGGCGCGCGGGCTGACCGCGATCGCGCTGCTGGTCACCGGCCACTTCGCGGCGTACACCTATGTCCGCCCGGTGCTGGAGCGGGTGCCGGGCACCGGCCCCGGCCTGATCAGCGTCCTGCTGCTCGGCTACGGCCTCGCGGGCATCGCCGGGACCTTCGCGGGCGGCGCGCTCGCGGCCCGCGCCCCGCGCCGGGCGCTGCCCGCGATCGCCGCCGCGCTCGGCACGGTCGTGGCGCTGCTCGTCCCGGCGGGCGGCTCGCTGCCCGCGTCGGCGGCGTTGCTGACCCTGTGGGGCCTCGTCTACGGCGGTGTCTCGGTGACCGCCCAGACCTGGCTGTCGGCCGCCGCGCCGGGCGCCCGCGAGGCGGCCTCCGCGCTGTTCGCGGGGGTGTTCAACGGCGCCATCGCGTTCGGCGCGTTCCTCGGCGGCCGGGTCGCCGACGGGCCCGGTGCCACCGCCGTACTGGTGCTGGGGGCGGTGCCGGCGCTGCTCGCGGCGGCCGCCGCCGGGTACGCGAGAGGGGCGGCCGCCGATGCCCGGTGA
- the pepN gene encoding aminopeptidase N: MPGTNLTREEAQQRAKLLTVDSYEIDLDLSGAQEGGTFRSATTVRFDVAENGAESFIDLVAPAVHEVTLNGDSLDPAEVFADSRIALPRLLEGRNVLRVVADCAYTNTGEGLHRFVDPVDDQAYLYTQFEVPDARRVFASFEQPDLKATFRFTVRAPEGWTVISNSPTPEPKDNVWEFAPTPRISTYITALIAGPYHSVHSVYEKDGQSVPLGIYCRPSLAEFLDADAIFEVTRQGFEWFQEKFDYAYPFEKYDQLFVPEFNAGAMENAGAVTIRDQYVFRSKVTDAAYEVRAETILHELAHMWFGDLVTMEWWNDLWLNESFATYTSIACQAAAPGSRWPHSWTTFANSMKTWAYRQDQLPSTHPIMADIRDLDDVLVNFDGITYAKGASVLKQLVAYVGEDEFFRGVQAYFKRHAFGNTRLSDLLGALEETSGRDLKTWSRKWLETAGINILRPEIETDQEDGAGVITSFGIRQEAPALPAGAKGEPTLRPHRIAVGLYDLDEASGKLVRTERVELDVDGELTDVPQLVGKRRPAVVLLNDDDLSYAKVRLDEASLRTVTEHLGDFAQSLPRALCWASAWDMTRDGELATRDYLSLVLSGIGKESDIGVVQSLHRQVKLAIDLYADPAARETLLARWTEATLAHLRSAAPGGDHQLAWARAFAATARTPEQLDLLEGLLDGTQSVEGLVVDTELRWAFVQRLAAVGRYDEAEIAAEYERDRTAAGERHAATARAARPTAEAKAEAWASVVESDKLPNAVQEAVISGFVQTDQRELLAPYADRFFEVVKDVWESRSHEMAQQIAVGLYPSVQISRETLDKTDAWLASAGPGAALRRLVSESRAGVERALRAQAADAAAGAAQ, translated from the coding sequence GTGCCTGGCACAAACCTGACTCGCGAAGAGGCGCAGCAGCGGGCGAAGCTGCTCACCGTTGACTCGTACGAGATCGATCTCGACCTCTCCGGGGCGCAGGAGGGCGGGACGTTCCGGTCCGCGACCACGGTGCGCTTCGATGTCGCGGAGAACGGTGCGGAGTCGTTCATCGACCTGGTGGCCCCGGCCGTCCACGAGGTGACCCTCAACGGTGACTCGCTCGACCCGGCCGAGGTCTTCGCGGACTCCCGGATCGCCCTGCCCCGCCTGCTGGAGGGCCGCAACGTCCTGCGGGTCGTCGCCGACTGCGCGTACACCAACACCGGTGAGGGCCTGCACCGGTTCGTCGACCCGGTCGACGACCAGGCGTACCTGTACACCCAGTTCGAGGTGCCGGACGCCCGCCGGGTCTTCGCCTCGTTCGAGCAGCCGGACCTGAAGGCCACGTTCCGGTTCACCGTGCGGGCGCCGGAGGGCTGGACGGTGATCTCGAACTCGCCGACGCCGGAGCCGAAGGACAACGTCTGGGAGTTCGCGCCGACGCCGCGCATCTCCACGTACATCACCGCGCTCATCGCGGGCCCGTACCACAGCGTGCACAGCGTGTACGAGAAGGACGGGCAGTCCGTCCCGCTCGGCATCTACTGCCGCCCGTCGCTCGCCGAGTTCCTCGACGCGGACGCCATCTTCGAGGTGACCCGGCAGGGCTTCGAGTGGTTCCAGGAGAAGTTCGACTACGCGTACCCGTTCGAGAAGTACGACCAGCTGTTCGTGCCGGAGTTCAACGCGGGCGCGATGGAGAACGCGGGCGCGGTGACCATCCGCGACCAGTACGTGTTCCGCTCGAAGGTGACGGACGCGGCGTACGAGGTGCGCGCGGAGACCATCCTGCACGAGCTGGCCCACATGTGGTTCGGCGACCTGGTCACCATGGAGTGGTGGAACGACCTGTGGCTGAACGAGTCGTTCGCCACCTACACGTCGATCGCCTGCCAGGCCGCGGCGCCCGGCTCGCGCTGGCCGCACTCGTGGACCACGTTCGCGAACTCGATGAAGACGTGGGCGTACCGGCAGGACCAGCTGCCGTCCACGCACCCGATCATGGCGGACATCCGCGACCTGGACGACGTGCTCGTCAACTTCGACGGCATCACGTACGCCAAGGGCGCGAGCGTGCTGAAGCAGCTGGTGGCGTACGTCGGCGAGGACGAGTTCTTCCGCGGCGTGCAGGCGTACTTCAAGCGGCACGCGTTCGGCAACACCCGCCTGTCGGACCTGCTGGGCGCGCTGGAGGAGACCTCCGGCCGCGACCTGAAGACCTGGTCGCGCAAGTGGCTGGAGACGGCGGGCATCAACATCCTGCGCCCCGAGATCGAGACGGACCAGGAGGACGGCGCCGGGGTCATCACCTCCTTCGGCATCCGGCAGGAGGCCCCGGCGCTGCCCGCGGGCGCGAAGGGCGAGCCGACGCTGCGCCCGCACCGCATCGCGGTCGGCCTGTACGACCTCGACGAGGCGTCCGGCAAGCTGGTGCGCACCGAGCGCGTCGAGCTGGACGTCGACGGGGAACTGACGGACGTACCGCAGCTGGTGGGCAAGCGCCGGCCGGCCGTCGTGCTGCTCAACGACGACGACCTGTCGTACGCGAAGGTCCGGCTGGACGAGGCGTCGCTGCGGACCGTCACCGAGCACCTGGGCGACTTCGCGCAGTCCCTGCCGCGCGCGCTGTGCTGGGCGTCGGCGTGGGACATGACGCGCGACGGGGAGCTGGCGACCCGCGACTACCTGTCCCTGGTGCTGTCCGGCATCGGCAAGGAGTCCGACATCGGCGTGGTGCAGTCGCTGCACCGCCAGGTGAAGCTGGCGATCGACCTGTACGCCGACCCGGCCGCCCGCGAGACGCTGCTCGCCCGCTGGACCGAGGCGACGCTGGCCCACCTGCGGTCCGCCGCGCCGGGCGGCGACCACCAGCTGGCCTGGGCGCGGGCGTTCGCGGCGACGGCCCGCACGCCGGAGCAGCTGGACCTCCTGGAGGGCCTGCTGGACGGCACGCAGTCGGTCGAGGGCCTGGTCGTGGACACCGAGCTGCGCTGGGCGTTCGTGCAGCGGCTGGCCGCGGTGGGCCGCTACGACGAGGCGGAGATCGCCGCCGAGTACGAGCGGGACAGGACGGCGGCGGGCGAGCGGCACGCCGCCACGGCCCGCGCCGCCCGCCCGACGGCCGAGGCGAAGGCAGAGGCCTGGGCGTCGGTCGTGGAGTCGGACAAGCTGCCGAACGCCGTGCAGGAGGCGGTGATCTCCGGCTTCGTCCAGACCGACCAGCGTGAGCTGCTCGCGCCGTACGCGGACCGGTTCTTCGAGGTGGTCAAGGACGTGTGGGAGTCCCGCTCCCACGAGATGGCCCAGCAGATCGCCGTCGGCCTGTACCCGTCGGTCCAGATCTCCCGCGAGACGCTGGACAAGACGGACGCCTGGCTCGCCTCCGCCGGGCCGGGCGCGGCACTGCGCCGGCTGGTCTCGGAGTCCCGGGCGGGCGTCGAACGCGCCCTGAGGGCCCAGGCGGCGGACGCGGCGGCGGGCGCCGCCCAGTAG
- a CDS encoding LysR family transcriptional regulator — MASGAELRELECFLVLAEELHFGRTGERLYVSQSRVSQLLRSLERRIGARLVHRSSRRVALTPLGERLLGELRPAYDALRSAVDGARAAARGVTGTLRVGFQGTANARLIDAVAAFERDRPGCAAELVEIPFADPFGAVRDGSVDAAVVLLPVEEPDLVRGPVFSRRRLTVAVSARHPLAARSSVRAADLASVPLVTAAAPAPAYWRAAQAPGPVAGPAVTTLQEGLTRVATGRAALLLCLPTAAHHHREDVAYVPVDDLPDSALAVVWHRDRETEPVRAFARAVAEGRD; from the coding sequence GTGGCGTCGGGAGCGGAGCTGCGGGAGCTGGAGTGCTTCCTGGTGCTCGCGGAGGAGCTGCACTTCGGGCGGACCGGGGAGCGGCTGTACGTCTCGCAGTCCCGGGTGAGTCAGCTGCTGCGCTCCCTGGAGCGGCGGATCGGCGCCCGCCTGGTCCACCGGTCCAGCCGCCGGGTGGCGCTCACCCCGCTGGGTGAACGCCTGCTCGGTGAGCTGCGCCCGGCGTACGACGCGCTGCGCTCGGCCGTGGACGGTGCCCGCGCGGCGGCCCGCGGTGTCACCGGCACGCTGCGGGTGGGCTTCCAGGGGACGGCGAACGCGCGGCTGATCGATGCGGTCGCCGCGTTCGAGCGGGACCGTCCGGGGTGCGCGGCCGAGCTGGTGGAGATCCCGTTCGCGGATCCGTTCGGCGCGGTGCGCGACGGTTCGGTGGACGCCGCGGTCGTCCTGCTGCCGGTCGAGGAGCCGGACCTGGTCCGGGGCCCGGTCTTCTCGCGCCGGCGCCTGACCGTCGCCGTGTCCGCGCGGCACCCGCTCGCCGCCCGCTCCTCGGTGCGCGCCGCCGACCTGGCCTCGGTGCCCCTGGTCACGGCCGCCGCGCCGGCCCCGGCCTACTGGCGCGCGGCCCAGGCGCCCGGCCCCGTCGCCGGTCCGGCGGTGACCACCCTCCAGGAGGGCCTGACCCGGGTCGCGACCGGCCGCGCCGCCCTGCTGCTGTGCCTGCCGACGGCCGCCCACCATCACCGCGAGGACGTCGCCTACGTCCCGGTCGACGACCTGCCCGACTCGGCGCTGGCCGTGGTGTGGCACCGCGACCGGGAGACGGAGCCGGTGCGGGCGTTCGCGCGGGCGGTGGCGGAGGGCCGGGACTGA
- a CDS encoding sigma-70 family RNA polymerase sigma factor: protein MAVLRRMARRGQGADRGDRGVRGDHGADDPLDAAQERRVRAVLALGGVPQADLPDGVQQVRLRLLERAASGREAPRDVSAWAAVVASNLAVDWHRAKRRQERVGERLAQLRHPEHPSGEDTSVLSVAVAQGLDELPAAQRQVVVLRFYADLPVRSIAAELGIPEGTVKSRLHTAVRALRARLHEDEVV from the coding sequence GTGGCTGTGCTGCGCAGAATGGCCCGCCGCGGCCAGGGGGCGGACCGGGGGGACCGGGGTGTCCGGGGCGACCACGGTGCCGACGACCCGCTGGACGCGGCCCAGGAACGACGGGTGCGGGCGGTGCTCGCGCTGGGCGGGGTGCCGCAGGCGGACCTGCCGGACGGGGTGCAGCAGGTCCGCCTGCGGCTGCTGGAACGCGCCGCGAGCGGACGGGAGGCGCCGCGGGACGTCTCCGCGTGGGCGGCGGTCGTCGCCTCCAACCTCGCCGTGGACTGGCACCGCGCCAAACGCCGCCAGGAACGCGTCGGCGAACGCCTCGCCCAGCTGCGGCACCCGGAGCACCCGTCCGGCGAGGACACCAGCGTGCTGTCCGTCGCCGTCGCCCAGGGCCTGGACGAGCTGCCCGCCGCCCAGCGGCAGGTGGTCGTGCTCCGGTTCTACGCCGACCTGCCGGTGCGCTCCATCGCCGCGGAACTGGGCATCCCGGAGGGCACGGTCAAGAGCAGGCTGCACACGGCGGTCCGGGCCCTGCGCGCCCGGCTGCACGAGGACGAGGTGGTGTGA
- a CDS encoding DUF1203 domain-containing protein, with the protein MTTYTAQPVPPDVLKELRSTDDAGRPMVPVTDEEGGAPLRCCLRRSTAGETIALVSYAPLRRWAARTGADPGAYDEQGPVFVHAADCPGPEGDGLPFTNSHRVLRRYSADGRILGGHLVTPPESFEDALAQAYADPEVALVHVRAVEYGCFLYEVRRP; encoded by the coding sequence ATGACCACGTACACCGCACAGCCCGTCCCGCCGGACGTCCTGAAGGAGCTGCGCTCCACCGACGACGCCGGGCGCCCGATGGTCCCCGTGACCGACGAGGAGGGCGGCGCCCCGCTGCGCTGCTGCCTGCGCCGCAGCACCGCCGGCGAGACCATCGCCCTGGTCTCCTACGCCCCGCTGCGCCGCTGGGCGGCCCGCACGGGCGCCGACCCCGGCGCCTACGACGAGCAGGGCCCCGTCTTCGTCCACGCCGCCGACTGCCCCGGCCCCGAGGGTGACGGCCTGCCCTTCACGAACTCCCACCGCGTGCTGCGCCGCTACTCCGCCGACGGCCGCATCCTCGGCGGGCACCTGGTCACCCCGCCCGAGTCCTTCGAGGACGCCCTCGCGCAGGCGTACGCCGATCCCGAGGTGGCGCTCGTGCACGTGCGGGCCGTGGAGTACGGGTGCTTCCTGTACGAGGTGCGGCGGCCGTAG
- a CDS encoding aspartate-semialdehyde dehydrogenase, with translation MKVGIVGATGQVGTVMRRILAERDFPVDELRLFASARSAGTVLDGITVEDASTADYTGLDIVLFSAGGATSKALAEKVAAQGAVVIDNSSAWRRDPEVPLVVSEVNPHAVANRPKGIIANPNCTTMAAMPVLKPLHAEAGLEALVVATYQAVSGSGLAGVDELFEQVQKVGADAPKLTHDGSAAEYPAPNKYVAPIAYNVLPLAGSIVDDGLNETDEEQKLRNESRKILEIPGLKVSGTCVRVPVFTGHSLQVNARFARPISVERAKELLAGAPGVALTEVPTPLQAAGQDPSYVGRIRRDETVENGLAFFVSNDNLRKGAALNAVQIAELVAAELTTKREQ, from the coding sequence GTGAAGGTAGGAATCGTCGGAGCCACCGGCCAGGTCGGCACGGTCATGCGCAGGATCCTCGCCGAGCGGGACTTCCCGGTCGACGAGCTGCGTCTGTTCGCCTCGGCCCGCTCGGCGGGGACGGTCCTCGACGGGATCACGGTGGAGGACGCGTCCACGGCCGACTACACCGGCCTGGACATCGTGCTGTTCTCCGCGGGCGGGGCCACCTCCAAGGCGCTGGCCGAGAAGGTCGCCGCCCAGGGCGCGGTCGTGATCGACAACTCGTCCGCCTGGCGGCGCGACCCCGAGGTCCCGCTGGTGGTCTCCGAAGTCAACCCGCACGCGGTCGCCAACCGCCCCAAGGGCATCATCGCCAACCCGAACTGCACCACGATGGCCGCGATGCCGGTGCTGAAGCCGCTGCACGCGGAGGCGGGGCTCGAGGCCCTGGTGGTGGCCACCTACCAGGCCGTGTCCGGTTCCGGCCTCGCGGGTGTCGACGAGCTGTTCGAGCAGGTCCAGAAGGTCGGCGCGGACGCCCCCAAGCTCACCCACGACGGCTCGGCCGCCGAGTACCCGGCGCCGAACAAGTACGTCGCGCCGATCGCGTACAACGTGCTGCCGCTGGCCGGCTCCATCGTCGACGACGGCCTGAACGAGACCGACGAGGAGCAGAAGCTCCGCAACGAGTCGCGCAAGATCCTGGAGATCCCCGGCCTGAAGGTCTCCGGCACCTGCGTGCGCGTCCCCGTCTTCACCGGGCACTCCCTGCAGGTCAACGCCCGTTTCGCCCGTCCGATCAGCGTCGAGCGCGCCAAGGAGCTGCTGGCCGGCGCCCCCGGCGTCGCGCTCACCGAGGTGCCGACCCCGCTGCAGGCGGCCGGCCAGGACCCGTCGTACGTCGGCCGTATCCGCCGTGACGAGACGGTGGAGAACGGGCTGGCCTTCTTCGTCTCCAACGACAACCTGCGCAAGGGCGCGGCCCTGAACGCGGTGCAGATCGCGGAGCTGGTGGCGGCGGAGCTGACCACCAAGCGCGAGCAGTAG
- a CDS encoding DUF6193 family natural product biosynthesis protein: MPTPSDPAVLYPEVAARGSLAAALRAEAERRPGHGGVPFRASDHQPLLHATAESLLPHRAPLEISASRHERRWSIRGTEPFQGMPLVDGGTADLAQLAAAARAWHDGTALDGIRRAAPFVHLTGRIETPDPDPALMAESEWQGLRRQAEELEYVWRDTHRALIEAAYAQPALRALYPFTSHWALRFSVTTRPDLTVVGPHLAARSDGRYGVGRSMASPDLGVFATAREAVAVAVRHLPSGLGPVRLGG; the protein is encoded by the coding sequence GTGCCCACACCGAGTGATCCCGCCGTTCTCTACCCCGAGGTCGCGGCCCGCGGCAGCCTCGCCGCGGCGCTTCGGGCCGAGGCGGAGCGCCGTCCCGGTCACGGCGGCGTTCCCTTCAGGGCGTCGGACCACCAGCCCCTGCTGCACGCGACGGCCGAGAGCCTCCTGCCGCACCGCGCACCGCTGGAGATCAGCGCGTCGCGGCACGAGCGGCGGTGGTCGATCCGCGGTACGGAGCCGTTCCAGGGCATGCCCCTGGTCGACGGCGGGACAGCGGACCTGGCGCAGCTCGCCGCCGCCGCACGCGCCTGGCACGACGGGACCGCGCTGGACGGCATCCGCAGGGCGGCGCCCTTCGTGCACCTGACCGGACGGATCGAGACGCCCGACCCGGATCCCGCGCTGATGGCGGAATCCGAGTGGCAGGGCCTGCGCCGGCAGGCGGAGGAACTGGAGTACGTCTGGCGGGACACCCACCGGGCCCTGATCGAGGCGGCGTACGCCCAGCCGGCGCTGCGCGCCCTCTATCCGTTCACCAGCCACTGGGCGCTGCGCTTCTCGGTCACGACCCGCCCGGACCTGACCGTCGTCGGACCGCATCTGGCGGCCCGCAGCGACGGCCGGTACGGGGTGGGGAGGAGCATGGCCTCCCCGGACCTCGGCGTGTTCGCCACCGCGCGGGAGGCCGTGGCAGTGGCCGTGCGGCATCTGCCGTCGGGGCTCGGCCCGGTCAGGCTCGGCGGGTGA
- a CDS encoding MarR family transcriptional regulator, with the protein MTQSPPTAPDQPAPDAVDAIIEQWAAVRPDLDTRAMEVFGRIYRLSRAMGDRTEKAYARFGISRGEFDVLATLRRAGEPYTLSPRQLSATLMLTTGGMTGRLDKLERAGLLRRSPDPHDRRGLQVTLTDEGLALIEEAVGAGVATQTEALAALTDEQARHLADLLRRLLAATV; encoded by the coding sequence ATGACGCAGAGCCCGCCGACCGCCCCGGACCAGCCCGCCCCCGACGCGGTGGACGCGATCATCGAGCAGTGGGCGGCCGTACGCCCCGACCTCGACACCCGCGCGATGGAGGTCTTCGGCCGCATTTACCGGCTCTCGCGCGCGATGGGCGACCGTACGGAGAAGGCGTACGCCCGCTTCGGCATCTCCCGCGGCGAGTTCGACGTCCTCGCGACGCTGCGCCGGGCCGGCGAGCCGTACACCCTCTCCCCCCGGCAGCTGTCCGCCACCCTGATGCTCACCACCGGCGGCATGACCGGCCGCCTCGACAAACTGGAGCGCGCCGGTCTGCTGCGCCGCTCCCCCGACCCGCACGACCGCCGCGGCCTGCAGGTCACCCTCACCGACGAGGGCCTCGCCCTCATCGAGGAGGCCGTCGGCGCGGGTGTCGCCACCCAGACGGAGGCCCTGGCCGCCCTCACCGACGAACAGGCCCGCCACCTGGCGGACCTGCTGCGACGGCTGCTGGCGGCGACCGTCTAG
- a CDS encoding NAD(P)-binding domain-containing protein, protein MPHRAPPPGLGLTGYGQGGTANPSAEGRAPAYRRPTVEGMKIAILGTGTVGRHLAQGWLRAGHDVVLGSRKPEEARPRAGGLPVTDLASAVADAPVVVNATPGTASVELLTSVGADALAGKVLLDVAVGFTGGGDLSHLGESLGEEIQRTFPATRVVKSLCTVDSELMIAPGSVEGPSTLFLSGDDADAKRTVLGLLRDLGWPEGSLLDLGGITTARGQEHYSLLFLAIAKALGSYGFGIQVVRERA, encoded by the coding sequence GTGCCGCACCGGGCGCCCCCACCGGGCCTAGGACTCACGGGGTACGGCCAAGGGGGTACGGCGAACCCCTCCGCGGAGGGACGCGCACCCGCGTACCGGCGCCCTACCGTCGAGGGCATGAAGATCGCCATTCTCGGAACGGGCACGGTGGGCCGCCACCTCGCCCAGGGCTGGCTGCGGGCCGGTCATGACGTCGTCCTCGGTTCCCGCAAGCCCGAGGAGGCCCGGCCGCGCGCCGGGGGCCTGCCGGTGACGGACCTCGCCTCGGCCGTGGCCGACGCGCCGGTCGTGGTCAACGCGACACCGGGCACCGCCTCGGTGGAGCTGCTGACGTCCGTGGGAGCGGACGCGCTGGCCGGGAAGGTGCTGCTGGACGTCGCCGTCGGGTTCACCGGGGGCGGCGACCTGTCGCACCTCGGGGAGAGCCTGGGCGAGGAGATCCAGCGGACCTTCCCGGCGACCCGGGTCGTCAAGTCCCTCTGCACCGTCGACAGCGAGCTGATGATCGCGCCCGGCTCGGTCGAGGGCCCCTCCACCCTCTTCCTCTCCGGTGACGACGCGGACGCCAAGCGCACGGTCCTCGGCCTCCTGCGCGACCTGGGCTGGCCGGAGGGCTCCCTCCTCGACCTCGGCGGCATCACCACGGCCCGCGGACAGGAGCACTACAGCCTGCTGTTCCTCGCCATCGCCAAGGCCCTGGGGTCGTACGGCTTCGGGATCCAGGTGGTGAGGGAGAGGGCCTGA